Proteins encoded together in one Ipomoea triloba cultivar NCNSP0323 chromosome 4, ASM357664v1 window:
- the LOC116016924 gene encoding hydroxymethylglutaryl-CoA lyase, mitochondrial — translation MSSLEEPLSLDRLPRLSNIDRMDGRFSSNACRPVGDDGMGERWIDGRNCSSSNSCDEDFDEYGRGSYGWKRQFRDRPYNGVSNRRSFSGGWRNVLFNGVPKYVKIVEVGPRDGLQNEKNNVPTSVKVELIRKLVSCGLPVVEVTGFVSPKWVPQLSDAKDVMQAVKNLEGARLPVLTPNLKGFEAAIASGAKEVAVFASASESFSKANINCSIEESLVRYRAVTSAAKKLSIPVRGYISCVVGCPVEGAISPSKVAYLAKELHDMGCFEISLGDTIGVATPGTVIPMLEAVMAVVPVEKLAVHFHDTYGQSLPNILVSLQMGVCTVDSSVSGLGGCPYAKGATGNVATEDVVYMLNGLGVKTNVDLGKLLQAGEFISKHLGRQSSSKAAIALTRVSADASKI, via the exons ATGTCAAGCTTGGAGGAACCTCTTAGTCTTGACAGGTTGCCAAGGCTGAGCAATATTGATCGGATGGACGGTAGATTCTCGTCCAATGCGTGTAGGCCTGTGGGGGACGATGGAATGGGGGAGCGCTGGATTGACGGGAGAAACTGCAGCTCATCTAACAGCTGCGA CGAAGATTTTGATGAATATGGCAGAGGGAGCTATGGATGGAAAAGACAATTTAGGGATAGGCCATATAATGGTGTCTCAAACCGAAGGAGCTTTTCCGGGGGCTGGAGGAATGTG TTATTCAATGGTGTACCAAAGTACGTGAAGATTGTGGAAGTTGGACCGAGGGATGGGTTACAGAACGAAAAGAATAACGTTCCTACATCTGTAAAGGTTGAATTGATTCGTAAATTAGTTTCCTGTGGATTGCCTGTGGTCGAAGTTACGGGCTTTGTTTCACCAAAATGGGTCCCGCAG TTATCGGATGCAAAGGATGTAATGCAAGCAGTTAAGAACTTGGAAGGTGCAAGATTGCCTGTATTGACTCCTAATCTAAAG GGCTTTGAAGCGGCTATTGCATCTGGAGCCAAAGAAGTAGCGGTTTTTGCGTCTGCTTCCGAGTCTTTCTCAAAGGCGAACATTAACTGTAGCATTGAGGAGAGTCTTGTTCGTTATCGAGCTGTTACATCTGCCGCTAAGAAGCTATCCATACCGGTTCGCGG GTACATATCCTGTGTTGTTGGCTGCCCAGTTGAAGGAGCAATTTCGCCTTCAAAAGTTGCATATTTGGCCAAGGAACTTCATGATATGGGTTGCTTCGAGATCTCACTGGGGGACACTATAGGAGTTGCTACGCCCG GCACCGTCATTCCCATGCTCGAAGCCGTGATGGCGGTTGTTCCCGTTGAGAAGCTTGCCGTCCATTTCCATGACACTTACGGACAATCTCTTCCAAATATCCTAGTTTCTCTCCAA ATGGGAGTTTGCACTGTCGACTCCTCGGTCTCCGGTTTAGGAGGCTGCCCTTATGCCAAAGGAGCCACGGGGAATGTCGCCACCGAGGATGTGGTCTACATGCTCAATGGCCTCGGTGTGAAAACGAACGTCGACCTGGGAAAGCTGTTGCAGGCTGGTGAATTTATCAGCAAGCATCTGGGACGCCAGTCGAGCTCCAAGGCCGCCATTGCGTTGACCCGAGTTTCTGCAGATGCTTCTAAAATATAA